One window from the genome of Pseudomonadota bacterium encodes:
- the secD gene encoding protein translocase subunit SecD: protein MLKSLKLRAILILIFLVMSVIYCLPNVIELKGTWKKYLPSDKIYLGLDLKGGMQLLLEMDTAKLLQNMVDRKFNAFKDAMIRDGVRFLELDKKENALSVTIRSEQKEKLYNIAGKDFPDLKAGSTKAEGENLIVEFLLSEKELTNIKDNAVHQALETIRNRIDQFGVSEPVIVQQGDNQILVQLPGVKDPQRALELIGKTAQLEFKLVDEEGSVRYTGGTVPEGDEVLSLKARNRDTGITTTTPILLKKQTLLSGELLTDARVKIGGEFGNEPYVAIEFNSEGARIFDKMTAENVGKRIAIILDSTVYSAPVVRERISGGKASITGGFKMDEAKDLAIVLRAGALPAPVKVVQNITIGPTLGQDSIRKGIQAALLGAIFVIVFMVYYYKHSGIVADIALFLNLIYLLGVFSALKATMTLPGIAGIILTMGIGVDTNVIIFERIREELKLGKTVRAAIDAGYSKAWLTIFDAHVTTLITTFVLFIFGTGPIKGFAVTLSVGIIINLFTAVFGSKVIFDWIIAKYKPRSLSI, encoded by the coding sequence GTGCTTAAGTCTTTAAAACTCAGGGCGATTCTCATACTTATATTCCTGGTAATGTCAGTTATTTACTGTTTGCCGAATGTAATTGAACTGAAGGGGACATGGAAAAAATACCTCCCATCCGACAAGATTTATCTCGGACTTGACTTAAAGGGTGGCATGCAGCTTTTGCTTGAGATGGATACGGCGAAATTGTTACAGAACATGGTGGACAGGAAATTTAACGCCTTTAAAGATGCCATGATACGTGACGGGGTGAGGTTTTTAGAACTCGATAAGAAAGAAAATGCACTCTCTGTGACGATCAGGTCAGAACAGAAAGAAAAACTTTACAATATTGCCGGGAAGGATTTCCCTGACCTTAAGGCGGGAAGCACAAAGGCAGAGGGCGAAAACCTCATTGTTGAGTTCCTCCTTTCAGAAAAAGAATTGACGAACATAAAAGACAATGCGGTCCATCAGGCGCTTGAAACGATACGGAACAGGATAGATCAGTTCGGTGTGTCTGAACCCGTCATCGTGCAACAGGGGGATAACCAGATTCTGGTCCAGTTGCCGGGTGTAAAAGACCCTCAAAGGGCTTTAGAATTAATCGGAAAGACTGCCCAGCTTGAGTTTAAACTTGTTGATGAGGAAGGTTCCGTGCGATACACCGGTGGTACAGTCCCTGAAGGCGATGAGGTTCTATCGTTAAAGGCGCGAAACAGGGATACGGGTATCACCACTACCACACCTATCCTATTGAAGAAGCAGACCTTACTGTCAGGAGAATTATTGACCGATGCGAGGGTTAAGATCGGTGGTGAATTTGGGAATGAACCATATGTAGCTATTGAGTTTAATAGCGAAGGCGCCAGAATCTTTGATAAGATGACTGCCGAAAACGTAGGAAAAAGGATTGCCATCATCCTCGATAGTACCGTTTATTCTGCTCCCGTAGTGAGGGAGAGGATATCAGGCGGCAAAGCATCAATAACCGGCGGATTTAAAATGGATGAGGCGAAAGACCTGGCTATTGTGCTCAGGGCAGGTGCACTCCCTGCACCCGTAAAGGTTGTACAGAATATCACAATTGGCCCTACCCTTGGTCAGGATTCAATCAGGAAAGGGATACAGGCGGCACTTCTGGGGGCGATCTTTGTTATTGTCTTTATGGTTTATTATTATAAACACTCCGGTATTGTTGCTGATATTGCCCTTTTCTTAAACCTCATCTACCTCTTGGGTGTTTTTAGTGCCCTGAAGGCAACCATGACCCTTCCGGGTATTGCCGGAATTATTCTGACAATGGGAATAGGTGTTGATACTAATGTTATTATTTTTGAGCGTATCAGGGAAGAACTGAAACTTGGAAAAACCGTGAGAGCAGCAATAGACGCGGGTTATTCAAAGGCGTGGTTGACGATCTTTGATGCCCATGTGACGACGCTTATAACAACATTTGTGCTTTTTATTTTTGGAACCGGTCCGATAAAGGGCTTTGCGGTTACCTTAAGCGTTGGTATTATTATCAACCTCTTTACTGCTGTATTCGGTTCAAAAGTAATCTTTGACTGGATTATAGCAAAATATAAACCAAGGAGCCTGAGTATCTGA
- the secF gene encoding protein translocase subunit SecF → MKFREIVHSTNLDFMGMRNRAFTFSALLVLLGFFAFIMVAFGKANLSVDFTGGTNLHVKFLDKVTIGDLRNVLMDNGIHDVQIQEVSGTKEFFIKTKIVDTEKEKVQDKIKQILAGRMEGKKFEILGSNMVGSTVGQTLKKNAIIAIAVSLVGIIIYIAWRFTFVFGIAAAIATFHDVLAMLGIFWALNREMNILFITALLTIAGYSLTDTVVVFDRIRENMTKMKSKAELGNVISRSINEVLSRTIITSLTVALVIAALLVLGGKVLFDFSLALFIGVFIGTYSSIFVASPLIFLWWKKVR, encoded by the coding sequence ATGAAGTTCAGGGAAATAGTTCATTCCACAAATTTAGACTTTATGGGTATGCGAAACCGGGCATTTACCTTCTCGGCGCTACTCGTGCTGCTTGGTTTTTTTGCTTTCATAATGGTAGCCTTTGGGAAGGCCAATCTCAGCGTGGATTTTACCGGTGGAACAAATCTTCACGTCAAATTTCTTGACAAGGTTACAATCGGCGATTTGCGAAATGTCCTCATGGATAATGGCATTCACGACGTTCAGATACAGGAAGTGAGTGGAACAAAAGAGTTTTTTATAAAAACAAAAATAGTGGATACAGAAAAAGAAAAGGTGCAGGACAAAATCAAACAGATTCTCGCCGGTCGTATGGAAGGTAAAAAATTCGAGATCCTCGGAAGCAATATGGTGGGTTCCACCGTGGGGCAAACGCTTAAAAAGAACGCAATCATTGCAATTGCCGTCTCTCTTGTCGGCATCATCATTTACATTGCATGGAGATTTACATTTGTTTTTGGCATTGCTGCAGCAATTGCCACATTTCATGACGTTCTTGCCATGCTCGGAATCTTCTGGGCGCTAAACAGGGAAATGAATATACTTTTTATTACAGCACTCCTGACGATAGCAGGGTATTCACTTACCGATACAGTCGTCGTATTCGACAGGATTCGTGAAAATATGACCAAGATGAAATCAAAGGCAGAGCTTGGTAATGTTATAAGCAGGAGTATCAATGAAGTGCTGAGCAGGACCATCATTACATCATTAACTGTAGCGCTGGTGATAGCGGCGTTACTGGTGCTTGGAGGCAAGGTACTTTTCGATTTTTCGTTAGCTCTTTTCATTGGTGTATTTATCGGAACGTATTCATCAATTTTTGTGGCAAGTCCTCTTATATTTTTATGGTGGAAAAAGGTTCGCTGA
- the serS gene encoding serine--tRNA ligase produces MLDPKIIREKTEIIYESLERRGFSFNMEKLLKVDEKRRKLIQESESMKNERNELSNEIARLKKAGSPPQDKIEHLRNIGKQIEGLEQELRMAESEWNDLVLIMPNIPHGTVPVGQGDKDNRVVRVWGEKPVFDFQPQPHWDIGEKLDILDFKRAAKITGSRFTLYKSYGALLERSLINFMLDLHTREHGYTEVLPPFMVNRESMTGTGQLPKFEEELFKIDGLDYFLIPTAEVPVTNIYSNEILKEDELPVKFVAYTPCFRKEAGAHGKDTRGLTRQHQFNKVELVKFAHPENSYHELEGLLLDAEDVLKKLNIHYRVSALCTGDLGFSASKTYDIEVWLPGQNVYREISSCSNFENFQARRAKIRFRKAGGKIDFVHTLNGSGLAIGRTVMAVMENYQTQDGRIVVPDVLRPYMHGLTQFP; encoded by the coding sequence ATGCTTGATCCAAAAATTATCAGGGAAAAAACTGAAATAATATATGAAAGCCTCGAAAGGCGGGGCTTCTCCTTCAACATGGAAAAACTTCTGAAGGTTGACGAAAAAAGGAGGAAACTTATACAGGAATCGGAAAGCATGAAGAATGAGAGAAATGAACTCTCCAACGAGATAGCACGACTGAAAAAGGCAGGGTCACCCCCTCAGGATAAGATAGAACATTTGAGGAACATTGGAAAACAGATAGAAGGCCTGGAGCAGGAACTCAGGATGGCTGAAAGCGAATGGAACGATCTTGTCCTTATCATGCCGAACATCCCTCACGGCACGGTGCCTGTAGGCCAAGGGGATAAAGATAACCGGGTGGTAAGGGTCTGGGGAGAAAAACCTGTATTTGATTTCCAGCCTCAACCGCACTGGGATATAGGGGAAAAACTTGATATACTCGACTTTAAAAGGGCAGCAAAGATAACAGGGTCACGATTCACCTTATATAAATCATACGGCGCCCTCCTCGAAAGGTCGCTTATAAATTTCATGCTTGACCTCCACACAAGGGAGCACGGGTACACCGAGGTACTGCCGCCTTTCATGGTAAACCGCGAATCCATGACAGGTACCGGCCAGTTACCAAAATTTGAAGAAGAGCTATTTAAAATAGACGGGCTCGATTACTTTCTCATTCCGACAGCCGAGGTTCCCGTTACGAATATTTATAGCAATGAAATTCTGAAGGAGGATGAGCTCCCTGTAAAATTCGTCGCCTATACGCCCTGCTTCAGGAAGGAAGCCGGCGCCCATGGAAAGGATACGCGGGGGCTTACAAGGCAGCACCAGTTTAACAAGGTTGAGCTTGTAAAATTTGCCCATCCCGAAAATTCCTATCATGAGCTTGAAGGGCTTCTGCTGGACGCAGAGGATGTTTTAAAAAAACTTAACATTCACTACCGGGTTTCAGCGTTATGTACGGGCGACCTCGGGTTTTCAGCCTCCAAAACCTATGACATCGAGGTATGGTTGCCAGGCCAGAATGTTTACAGGGAAATCTCTTCCTGCAGTAATTTTGAGAATTTTCAGGCAAGACGTGCAAAAATAAGGTTCAGGAAGGCGGGGGGGAAGATAGATTTTGTCCATACCCTGAACGGTTCAGGCCTAGCCATCGGCAGGACTGTCATGGCCGTTATGGAAAATTACCAGACCCAGGATGGCAGGATCGTCGTCCCTGATGTATTAAGACCATATATGCATGGGCTTACTCAGTTTCCATGA
- a CDS encoding GerMN domain-containing protein, with amino-acid sequence MNNRLNDRKLLKPKSHKRLIILFVLIAVFAIIIILNKHIQLWQRESIIDIIPFEKSDIFICYSKNTEKLEKKLLEVKKGVPEKERAHIIIRELKKEKSIPENTSLYEFASDGDGTIYLNLSKDILGEKVDPAKEIIKVYSIINSFLLSFKDAKKVQLLVEGQPVYTINGTVYTYKPIEFNKYVMED; translated from the coding sequence ATGAATAATCGATTAAATGACAGAAAACTGCTTAAACCTAAAAGTCATAAGCGTCTCATCATTCTCTTTGTTCTCATTGCGGTCTTTGCTATAATCATCATATTAAACAAACACATACAGTTATGGCAAAGAGAATCTATAATTGATATCATCCCCTTTGAAAAAAGCGATATCTTCATCTGTTATTCAAAAAATACGGAGAAACTTGAAAAAAAATTATTAGAAGTGAAGAAAGGCGTGCCCGAGAAGGAAAGAGCGCATATCATCATAAGAGAATTGAAGAAAGAAAAGAGCATCCCCGAAAATACTTCACTTTACGAGTTTGCATCTGACGGGGATGGTACGATATATCTTAATCTGTCAAAAGATATTCTTGGAGAAAAGGTCGATCCGGCAAAGGAGATAATAAAGGTTTATTCAATCATCAATTCCTTCCTCCTGAGCTTCAAGGATGCAAAGAAGGTTCAACTTCTCGTGGAAGGACAACCTGTCTACACCATTAATGGTACCGTGTATACCTATAAACCAATCGAATTCAATAAATATGTAATGGAGGACTAA
- a CDS encoding cysteine hydrolase, protein MKSAVIIVDMLEGNYSKERTGNKEEEKIIPYVRDFLSTCRSLAIPVIFACDSFLKNDFIFRGRMKPHALRGTTGTQPLSDLGPQGIDIILEKRRFSAFFKTDLDQTLRTMNVDTVLIGGINTHFCVLATAFDAICHDFYTIILEDLSAAFKREIHENILNAYRNSAIYPIFRVMTTKDFLEEIGNP, encoded by the coding sequence TTGAAATCGGCGGTTATTATTGTTGATATGCTTGAAGGTAACTACAGCAAAGAAAGAACAGGCAATAAAGAGGAAGAAAAAATCATCCCGTACGTGAGAGATTTTCTCAGTACATGCAGAAGCCTCGCTATACCTGTCATATTTGCCTGCGACAGCTTTTTAAAAAACGATTTCATATTCAGAGGAAGAATGAAACCCCATGCATTGAGGGGAACAACCGGGACACAGCCCCTCTCAGACCTTGGACCTCAGGGCATTGATATTATCCTTGAAAAAAGACGTTTCAGCGCCTTTTTCAAGACAGACCTGGATCAGACTTTAAGAACAATGAATGTTGATACCGTCCTGATTGGTGGGATCAATACCCATTTCTGTGTTCTCGCCACAGCTTTCGACGCCATTTGTCATGATTTTTATACAATAATTCTTGAGGATTTGAGCGCTGCTTTCAAGAGAGAGATTCACGAAAACATCCTGAATGCCTATAGAAATTCAGCCATTTATCCCATATTCAGGGTAATGACAACAAAAGATTTTCTCGAAGAAATCGGTAACCCTTGA
- a CDS encoding TatD family hydrolase, with the protein MISISQLWYISHMLVDSHCHLEMELFEKDRKKVIDTCIKEGLAYILTVGTEEKYFEKVIQLIDENPSVYGAIGIHPHNSGDLNDALIPKINKTLTHNKIVAYGEIGLDFFKNYSPKDIQVDAFKKQLKLAGQAKLPIIVHSRNAKDETLQILRETKGNDAGGVIHCYSYDLDAARKLLDMGFYISIPGTITYTNAQKLVEVVQYLPMDRILAETDAPFLTPHPHRGKRNEPHYVKYTIEKIAQIKNKRVEEISSLLLENFMRLFRGVKGDRH; encoded by the coding sequence ATGATTAGCATTAGCCAATTATGGTATATATCACACATGCTTGTCGATTCTCACTGCCACCTTGAAATGGAGCTTTTTGAAAAAGACAGGAAGAAGGTTATCGATACCTGCATTAAAGAAGGATTAGCTTACATACTCACAGTCGGTACCGAGGAAAAGTACTTTGAAAAAGTCATACAACTCATAGATGAAAACCCCTCTGTTTATGGTGCAATAGGCATCCACCCCCACAACAGCGGAGATTTAAACGATGCCCTCATACCGAAAATTAATAAGACACTCACTCATAACAAGATTGTGGCGTACGGTGAGATCGGGCTCGATTTTTTTAAGAACTATTCCCCGAAGGATATACAGGTAGATGCATTTAAAAAACAGTTAAAGCTGGCAGGACAGGCAAAGCTCCCGATCATTGTCCATTCAAGAAATGCCAAAGACGAAACCCTGCAAATCCTCAGAGAAACAAAAGGCAATGATGCAGGAGGGGTTATACACTGCTATTCCTACGACCTTGATGCAGCAAGGAAACTGCTCGATATGGGTTTTTACATATCGATTCCGGGAACAATCACATATACCAACGCACAAAAACTGGTAGAAGTCGTCCAATATCTTCCCATGGACAGGATTCTTGCAGAGACTGATGCCCCGTTTTTAACCCCGCATCCCCACAGGGGCAAAAGGAACGAGCCACATTATGTGAAGTACACCATTGAAAAAATTGCACAAATAAAGAATAAAAGAGTGGAAGAGATTTCATCCCTTTTGCTTGAGAATTTTATGAGACTGTTCCGTGGCGTTAAAGGAGACAGACATTGA
- a CDS encoding ArsA family ATPase, with product MGLKNIKDNSVKLIMVGGKGGVGKTTCASAIAVKIASDGKKVLLISSDPTPSLSDIFEVDIGSREARIDDALELYGLEISSDVVLMRWKERFGREIYEVISSFASVDYDFIDYIGTAPGIEEEYMLSFIIELVESGKYDVVVWDTAPAGHTLRLLQLPHLFLKHLEAATKFYMNMYSYLEKLKDISGLKGSKRALLEIIGSWEALSERIVDFIRDGQLTKYVIITIPEALGVKLTERVIRELEENQLKVENIVINHVVKEADCAFHTSRKKMQNHYIDLIKNTYRDINVVILYLSAEEVKGMERIADVGKALFEYA from the coding sequence ATGGGACTTAAAAATATTAAAGACAACAGCGTTAAACTGATTATGGTTGGAGGAAAGGGCGGTGTAGGTAAGACCACCTGCGCCTCAGCCATTGCTGTAAAGATTGCCTCAGATGGTAAAAAGGTTCTCCTGATCTCAAGCGATCCCACACCCTCATTGTCCGATATCTTTGAGGTTGATATCGGGAGTAGGGAGGCCAGGATTGATGATGCATTAGAATTATATGGTCTCGAGATATCGTCGGATGTTGTGTTGATGAGATGGAAGGAGAGGTTCGGGAGAGAGATTTACGAGGTAATATCGTCTTTTGCCAGCGTAGATTATGATTTTATTGACTATATTGGCACAGCCCCGGGTATCGAAGAAGAGTATATGTTGAGCTTCATCATAGAACTCGTGGAGAGCGGCAAATATGATGTGGTGGTCTGGGATACTGCACCTGCAGGGCATACCCTCCGGTTGCTTCAATTGCCGCATTTATTTCTTAAACATCTTGAGGCTGCCACAAAGTTTTATATGAATATGTATAGTTACCTTGAAAAGCTGAAAGATATATCGGGTCTCAAGGGCTCAAAAAGGGCCCTCCTTGAAATTATAGGAAGCTGGGAGGCATTATCAGAGAGGATTGTTGATTTTATCAGGGATGGACAGCTTACAAAATATGTCATCATAACGATTCCTGAGGCGCTTGGCGTTAAGTTAACGGAAAGGGTGATCAGAGAATTAGAAGAGAATCAATTAAAAGTGGAAAACATTGTCATTAACCATGTGGTGAAAGAGGCGGATTGTGCGTTTCACACGTCACGCAAAAAGATGCAGAACCACTATATTGACCTCATAAAAAATACATACAGGGATATAAATGTAGTTATACTCTATCTGTCAGCGGAAGAGGTCAAGGGGATGGAGAGAATAGCGGATGTGGGCAAGGCCTTGTTTGAGTATGCATAG
- the rsmD gene encoding 16S rRNA (guanine(966)-N(2))-methyltransferase RsmD, translating into MIRIKITGGNLKGRAITVPENDVARYTSSKVREAIFAMTGDVTGLRTLDLFAGSGSFTIEALSRGAAAACVEKDKQMVNTLKTNLSTLSLEKNCLVLNMDVRYAIPFLYKRALNYDIIFMDPPYEQDFIPETMALFQKYVIYHKDTVFILEYSKRESPLVSLTDGWNERATRRYGDTVISILDMPDRDEAYEIMI; encoded by the coding sequence ATGATCAGAATTAAAATCACAGGTGGCAATTTAAAGGGCAGAGCCATTACTGTCCCGGAGAACGATGTGGCCCGTTATACCTCTTCAAAGGTGAGAGAAGCAATATTTGCCATGACAGGGGATGTCACAGGCCTGAGGACGCTTGATCTGTTTGCCGGTTCAGGTTCTTTTACCATCGAGGCGCTCAGCAGGGGTGCCGCCGCCGCCTGCGTAGAAAAAGATAAGCAGATGGTGAATACACTCAAGACGAATCTTTCCACGCTCTCCTTAGAAAAAAATTGTCTTGTATTGAACATGGATGTAAGATATGCAATACCATTTCTTTATAAAAGGGCATTAAACTATGATATAATCTTTATGGACCCTCCCTATGAACAGGACTTTATTCCAGAGACCATGGCGCTTTTTCAGAAATATGTTATTTACCATAAGGATACGGTGTTCATATTAGAATACTCAAAAAGGGAATCACCCCTTGTTTCACTAACAGATGGCTGGAACGAACGAGCAACCAGGAGATATGGGGATACTGTTATTAGTATTTTAGACATGCCTGACAGGGATGAAGCGTATGAAATTATGATTTAA
- the coaD gene encoding pantetheine-phosphate adenylyltransferase — protein MKQRVAVYPGSFDPITYGHMDILMRSLELFDKVIMAVAYNIEKKGLFTVEERKDLIRKAVNGNEHVIVDSFAGLLVDYVKKVNSRFVVRGLRAMSDFEYEFQMASMNRNLNKDMDTIFMMTSKDYFFISSRTIKEVASFGGCVDGLVPAVVGKSLKERFSIK, from the coding sequence ATGAAGCAAAGGGTAGCGGTTTATCCGGGTTCTTTTGATCCAATTACTTATGGACATATGGATATTTTAATGAGGAGTCTTGAGCTTTTCGATAAGGTTATTATGGCAGTGGCATATAATATCGAAAAAAAAGGTCTTTTTACCGTGGAAGAGCGAAAGGATTTAATCAGGAAGGCTGTAAACGGAAATGAGCATGTCATCGTAGACAGCTTCGCAGGATTACTTGTGGATTATGTTAAGAAGGTCAACTCCCGGTTTGTTGTAAGGGGATTGCGGGCAATGAGTGACTTTGAGTATGAATTCCAGATGGCTTCCATGAACAGGAATCTCAATAAGGATATGGATACAATATTCATGATGACGAGCAAGGATTATTTCTTCATAAGCTCCCGAACGATTAAAGAGGTGGCAAGCTTTGGCGGTTGTGTTGATGGACTCGTGCCGGCAGTTGTCGGGAAGAGTCTGAAGGAGAGATTTTCAATAAAATGA
- a CDS encoding nodulation protein NfeD has protein sequence MRRNSEFKFCAFSLLFAITVFLTASYVHAGDVHVIKVQSAIQPPVAGFIAESITKAEQNGGEALVILLDTPGGLDSSMRDIIKSIMEANIPVIVYVHPSGARAASAGSIILLASHIAAMTPGTNVGAAHPVTIGKDKVDKEMMDKVVKDAEAYVRSIAAKRGRNIEWAAKSVKESASIPAKDALDKNVVDIVAESMDELLLKADGRTVETKKGKVILKLKGKNRVEIDMPFKYKFLSYLSDPNVAYILMMIGLYGILFEIYSPGSIFPGVVGGISIILALYAFQTIPITFAGVFLILLGIVFFILELKIISHGVLGVAGIISIVIGSVMLIDLPRSIFAISWESIIAVAVLSGIFFFGVLSYAIKAQLLTVKTGKEGLIGETGVTLTDVFKDGKIVVHGEIWNARSDEQINKGDRAVVVSIEGLMLLIKKGG, from the coding sequence ATGAGAAGAAATTCTGAATTTAAATTTTGTGCTTTTAGTTTGCTTTTCGCTATTACCGTTTTTTTGACTGCATCTTATGTCCATGCCGGTGATGTCCATGTAATAAAAGTCCAGAGCGCCATTCAACCTCCGGTTGCAGGTTTCATAGCAGAATCCATTACAAAGGCTGAACAGAATGGCGGGGAGGCTCTCGTAATCCTCCTCGATACACCGGGAGGCCTTGACTCATCCATGAGGGATATTATCAAGAGCATTATGGAAGCGAATATCCCCGTCATCGTCTATGTACACCCTTCGGGTGCGCGGGCGGCATCCGCAGGGAGTATTATTCTTCTCGCATCACATATCGCCGCGATGACCCCGGGAACAAACGTTGGCGCTGCCCATCCTGTCACAATAGGAAAAGACAAAGTTGACAAGGAAATGATGGACAAAGTTGTTAAGGATGCCGAGGCATATGTGAGGAGCATTGCAGCTAAAAGGGGGAGAAATATCGAATGGGCTGCAAAGTCCGTGAAGGAAAGCGCATCCATACCCGCAAAAGATGCCCTTGATAAAAATGTTGTAGACATTGTGGCGGAGAGCATGGATGAACTTCTGCTAAAGGCCGATGGAAGGACTGTTGAAACAAAAAAGGGCAAAGTGATATTGAAATTGAAAGGGAAGAATAGGGTCGAAATAGACATGCCCTTTAAATATAAATTCCTTTCTTACCTCAGTGACCCGAATGTTGCTTATATACTCATGATGATAGGGCTTTACGGGATACTTTTCGAGATATACAGCCCTGGTTCTATATTCCCCGGTGTCGTTGGAGGAATTTCTATCATACTGGCACTTTATGCATTTCAAACTATTCCTATAACCTTTGCAGGCGTTTTTCTCATCCTTCTTGGTATAGTATTTTTTATACTCGAGCTTAAGATAATAAGTCATGGGGTGCTGGGTGTTGCCGGGATCATCTCGATTGTCATAGGTTCTGTAATGCTCATCGATCTTCCCCGCAGTATTTTTGCCATATCATGGGAAAGCATCATTGCTGTGGCGGTACTCTCTGGTATATTTTTCTTCGGTGTGCTATCGTATGCAATTAAAGCCCAACTTTTAACGGTCAAGACCGGTAAGGAGGGTCTTATCGGTGAGACAGGTGTAACCCTGACAGATGTTTTTAAGGACGGTAAAATTGTTGTGCATGGAGAGATATGGAATGCGAGAAGCGACGAGCAGATTAACAAGGGGGACAGGGCAGTTGTAGTGAGTATAGAGGGGCTTATGCTCCTCATAAAAAAGGGAGGATAG
- a CDS encoding slipin family protein produces the protein MIPIYLFVIIIIVFFLASAIKILNEYERGVIFRLGRVLGSPKGPGLIILIPIVDRMVKVSLRTVVLDIPPQDVITRDNVTIKVNAVVYFRVIDALKAIIDVENYLYATSQLSQTTLRSVLGQAELDDLLAHREKINERLQEILDTHTESWGIKVSNVEVKNVDLPQEMQRAIARQAEAERERRAKIIGAEGEFQASTKLAEASDILSRNPMALQLRYMQTLIEISQEKNSTIIFPLPIDLIKMFMEKGK, from the coding sequence ATGATACCGATTTATCTTTTTGTCATTATCATCATAGTGTTTTTTCTTGCCAGTGCTATCAAGATACTCAATGAGTACGAAAGAGGTGTTATATTCAGGCTTGGAAGGGTGCTTGGCAGCCCGAAAGGGCCGGGGCTTATTATCCTGATCCCTATCGTAGACAGGATGGTAAAGGTGAGCTTGAGGACCGTCGTTCTGGATATACCCCCACAGGATGTCATTACACGGGACAATGTTACGATAAAGGTGAATGCCGTTGTCTATTTCAGGGTTATCGATGCATTAAAGGCAATAATAGACGTGGAGAATTACCTCTATGCAACGAGCCAGCTTTCGCAAACCACGCTCCGCAGTGTATTGGGTCAGGCGGAACTTGATGACCTTTTGGCACATAGGGAGAAAATAAACGAGAGGTTGCAGGAAATCCTGGATACTCATACAGAATCGTGGGGCATTAAAGTCTCCAATGTGGAGGTTAAGAACGTAGACCTGCCACAGGAGATGCAGCGGGCAATCGCTCGACAGGCTGAGGCGGAGCGTGAGAGAAGGGCAAAGATTATCGGCGCCGAGGGTGAATTTCAAGCTTCCACGAAACTCGCCGAAGCCTCTGATATACTCTCAAGGAACCCGATGGCATTACAACTGCGCTACATGCAAACATTGATCGAAATTTCTCAGGAGAAGAACTCGACAATCATATTCCCACTCCCCATTGATCTTATAAAGATGTTTATGGAGAAGGGAAAGTAA